In Pantoea agglomerans, the genomic stretch CAGCGCCAGCCGTGGCTTACCACATCATAGTCAGCCTGTTTGATCGCCTCGACGATCTCCGGATGACGCGCCAGCGCCATCGCGACGCCAAATACCGTCAGCGGCAAACCGCGCTTCTGGAATTCGCGGTGGATGCGCCAGAAGCCGGCACGCGAACCATATTCGTAAAGCGAGTCCATCGACATATGGCGATCGGGATAGCTGGCCGCCCCGATGATATCGGAGAGGAACTGCTCGGATCCGGCATCGCCGTGCAGCACGTTGTTCTCTGCGCCCTCTTCATAGTTGAGCACGAACTGCACCGCCACGCGCGCCTTGTTCGGCCAGGCGGCATGCGGCGGCGTGGCACCGTAGCCGATCAGATCGCGCGGATAGTTTTTGTTGAAGCTGTACTCTTTCTTTTCTGCACTATCCATTCATCAATTCCTGTTTCATTACGACAAGGTTCCGTTAGTTTAGATGCTGAAACGCGCCTGAGAGAGGTTTCGCAATCGGCCAGTCGAGATCGCCCTGTTTGCTGGTGCCAAAGCCAAGCGCCACCAGCGCCTCTACCATTTTCACCGCCGCACTGACGCCGTCGATAACCGGCATGCCCAGCTCCTGCGTCAGCTCGCGCGCCAGCGTCGCCATCCCGCCGCAGCCCAGCACGATCGCGCCGCTGCCATCCTGTCGTTTCGCCTGCAGACACTGCTGGCGCACCTTCTCCTGCGCCACACCTGAGCCATCCTCCAGCGCCAGCACCGGCAGGTCGATGGCGTGCAGCGCGGCGCAGTGGTGGGTAAAGCCGTACTGCTGCAGCAGATGGCGCGCGATGATCAGCGTGCGCGGCAGCGTGGTGACGATGGAAAAGCGCGTCGCCACCAGCGTCGCGGTGTGCATCGCCGCTTCGGCGATGCCAATAACCGGCCCGCTGGCCAGCTCGCGCGCCGCCAGCAGGCCAGGGTCGCCAAAGCAGGCAATCACGTGGCCGCTGACGCCCTGCGCTTTGCCACGCTTTACCTGCTCCAGCACGCCAATCGCCGCGATCGCCTCATCAAAGTGCCCTTCTATCGACGGCACGCCCTGCGTGGGCGACACCGCGAGGATCTCGGTGCCTGGCGCGGCCACCGCGCGCGCCACCGCGCCGATGGTCTCCGTCATCGCCTGGCTGGTGTTGGGGTTGATCACCTGAATCAGGCTCATAATGTCACCTCTTTATGACGGGCAAATAACCGCGAGAAATCGGGCAGCGTTTCGCCGCTGCGTTCAAAGTGCAGGCTGGAGACGATATGGTCGAAGTGGTGCTGCAGCACCTGGGTCAGCGCGGCGAGATCGCCATCGCGCAGACAGGCCACCAGCCGGTCATGGTCGTCGCAGCGGCAGCCCTGCTGCCAGGGCGCGCCCCAGGCGGCGATCACCAGCGAGGAGCGCTGCGTCAGGCGCGTAACCAGTTCAGTCAGGACCTGATTGCCCGCAATCGCCTGCAGTTCAATATGGAAGGCGGCGGAGAGGCGAATTGCCGCCGCGCCGTCGCGCGCGTCGTGCGCTCGCTGCTCTTC encodes the following:
- the hpxA gene encoding allantoin racemase; its protein translation is MSLIQVINPNTSQAMTETIGAVARAVAAPGTEILAVSPTQGVPSIEGHFDEAIAAIGVLEQVKRGKAQGVSGHVIACFGDPGLLAARELASGPVIGIAEAAMHTATLVATRFSIVTTLPRTLIIARHLLQQYGFTHHCAALHAIDLPVLALEDGSGVAQEKVRQQCLQAKRQDGSGAIVLGCGGMATLARELTQELGMPVIDGVSAAVKMVEALVALGFGTSKQGDLDWPIAKPLSGAFQHLN
- a CDS encoding GntR family transcriptional regulator, with the protein product MRSETGQTLAADLGDKDEPIYQALMNAIVEHQLPPGSKLPEEALAEVFGVSRTGIRKVLQRLAAVQMVTLLPRRGAQVATPGVDEARDIFRTRALIECANLPAVLAHLQPPHLAGLTQRIAEEQRAHDARDGAAAIRLSAAFHIELQAIAGNQVLTELVTRLTQRSSLVIAAWGAPWQQGCRCDDHDRLVACLRDGDLAALTQVLQHHFDHIVSSLHFERSGETLPDFSRLFARHKEVTL